From a single Callithrix jacchus isolate 240 chromosome 5, calJac240_pri, whole genome shotgun sequence genomic region:
- the POLR3F gene encoding DNA-directed RNA polymerase III subunit RPC6 isoform X8 has product MAEVKVKVQPPDADPVEIENRIIELCHQFPHGITDQVIQNEMPHIEAQQRAVAINRLLSMGQLDLLRSNTGLLYRIKDSQNAGKMKGSDNQEKLVYQIIEDAGNKGIWSRDIRYKSNLPLTEINKILKNLESKKLIKAVKSVAASKKKVYMLYNLQPDRSVTGGAWYSDQDFESEFVEVLNQQCFKFLQSKAEAARESKQNPMIQRNSSFASSHEVWKYICELGISKVFDDCHEGGEISPSNCIYMTEWLEF; this is encoded by the exons ATGGCGGAGGTGAAGGTGAAGGTGCAGCCGCCCGACGCGGATCCGGTCGAAATAGAAAACAG GATTATAGAATTATGTCACCAGTTCCCTCATGGAATCACAGACCAAGTAATTCAGAATGAAATGCCTCATATAGAAGCCCAGCAGCGGGCAGTAGCCATCAATAGGTTGTTGTCTATG GGTCAGTTGGATCTCTTAAGGAGCAATACAGGCCTTTTATATAGAATAAAGGACTCTCAGAATGCTGG TAAAATGAAGGGATCAGATAACCAAGAAAAGCTAGTATATCAAATCATAGAGGATGCAGGAAATAAAG GAATATGGAGCAGAGATATCCGCTATAAAAGTAACTTGCCATTAACAGAAATCAACAAAATTCTGAAGAATTTGGAAAGTAAAAAGCTTATCAAAGCTGTTAAGTCTGTAGCA GCCTCAAAAAAGAAGGTGTATATGCTCTATAACCTGCAGCCAGACCGGTCTGTGACTGGTGGAGCCTGGTACAGTGACCAGGATTTTGAATCTGAATTTGTAGAGGTGCTTAACCAACAGTGTTTTAAATTTCTACAATCCAAG GCAGAAGCAGCACgagaaagcaaacagaacccAATGATACAAAGAAATAGTTCATTTGCCTCATCACATGAAGTGTGGAAATATATCTGTGAACTGGGAATTAGTAAG gtttttgatGACTGCCATGAAGGTGGTGAGATTTCACCGTCTAACTGTATTTACATGACAGAGTGGCTCGAATTTTAA
- the POLR3F gene encoding DNA-directed RNA polymerase III subunit RPC6 isoform X7, translated as MAEVKVKVQPPDADPVEIENRIIELCHQFPHGITDQVIQNEMPHIEAQQRAVAINRLLSMGQLDLLRSNTGLLYRIKDSQNAGSVSFFLSKMKGSDNQEKLVYQIIEDAGNKGIWSRDIRYKSNLPLTEINKILKNLESKKLIKAVKSVAASKKKVYMLYNLQPDRSVTGGAWYSDQDFESEFVEVLNQQCFKFLQSKAEAARESKQNPMIQRNSSFASSHEVWKYICELGISKVFDDCHEGGEISPSNCIYMTEWLEF; from the exons ATGGCGGAGGTGAAGGTGAAGGTGCAGCCGCCCGACGCGGATCCGGTCGAAATAGAAAACAG GATTATAGAATTATGTCACCAGTTCCCTCATGGAATCACAGACCAAGTAATTCAGAATGAAATGCCTCATATAGAAGCCCAGCAGCGGGCAGTAGCCATCAATAGGTTGTTGTCTATG GGTCAGTTGGATCTCTTAAGGAGCAATACAGGCCTTTTATATAGAATAAAGGACTCTCAGAATGCTGG CTctgtctcattctttttaag TAAAATGAAGGGATCAGATAACCAAGAAAAGCTAGTATATCAAATCATAGAGGATGCAGGAAATAAAG GAATATGGAGCAGAGATATCCGCTATAAAAGTAACTTGCCATTAACAGAAATCAACAAAATTCTGAAGAATTTGGAAAGTAAAAAGCTTATCAAAGCTGTTAAGTCTGTAGCA GCCTCAAAAAAGAAGGTGTATATGCTCTATAACCTGCAGCCAGACCGGTCTGTGACTGGTGGAGCCTGGTACAGTGACCAGGATTTTGAATCTGAATTTGTAGAGGTGCTTAACCAACAGTGTTTTAAATTTCTACAATCCAAG GCAGAAGCAGCACgagaaagcaaacagaacccAATGATACAAAGAAATAGTTCATTTGCCTCATCACATGAAGTGTGGAAATATATCTGTGAACTGGGAATTAGTAAG gtttttgatGACTGCCATGAAGGTGGTGAGATTTCACCGTCTAACTGTATTTACATGACAGAGTGGCTCGAATTTTAA
- the POLR3F gene encoding DNA-directed RNA polymerase III subunit RPC6 isoform X4, protein MPHIEAQQRAVAINRLLSMGQLDLLRSNTGLLYRIKDSQNAGSVSFFLSKMKGSDNQEKLVYQIIEDAGNKGIWSRDIRYKSNLPLTEINKILKNLESKKLIKAVKSVAASKKKVYMLYNLQPDRSVTGGAWYSDQDFESEFVEVLNQQCFKFLQSKAEAARESKQNPMIQRNSSFASSHEVWKYICELGISKVELSMEDIETILNTLIYDGKVEMTIIAAKEGTVGSVDGHMKLYRAVNPIIPPTGLVRAPCGLCPVFDDCHEGGEISPSNCIYMTEWLEF, encoded by the exons ATGCCTCATATAGAAGCCCAGCAGCGGGCAGTAGCCATCAATAGGTTGTTGTCTATG GGTCAGTTGGATCTCTTAAGGAGCAATACAGGCCTTTTATATAGAATAAAGGACTCTCAGAATGCTGG CTctgtctcattctttttaag TAAAATGAAGGGATCAGATAACCAAGAAAAGCTAGTATATCAAATCATAGAGGATGCAGGAAATAAAG GAATATGGAGCAGAGATATCCGCTATAAAAGTAACTTGCCATTAACAGAAATCAACAAAATTCTGAAGAATTTGGAAAGTAAAAAGCTTATCAAAGCTGTTAAGTCTGTAGCA GCCTCAAAAAAGAAGGTGTATATGCTCTATAACCTGCAGCCAGACCGGTCTGTGACTGGTGGAGCCTGGTACAGTGACCAGGATTTTGAATCTGAATTTGTAGAGGTGCTTAACCAACAGTGTTTTAAATTTCTACAATCCAAG GCAGAAGCAGCACgagaaagcaaacagaacccAATGATACAAAGAAATAGTTCATTTGCCTCATCACATGAAGTGTGGAAATATATCTGTGAACTGGGAATTAGTAAG GTAGAGTTATCCATGGAGGACATTGAAACCATCCTGAATACACTCATTTATGATGGGAAAGTGGAGATGACAATCATCGCTGCAAAAGAAGGCACAGTTGGCAGTGTAGACGGACACATGAAACTGTACAGGGCAGTCAATCCAATTATCCCGCCCACGGGTTTGGTCCGGGCACCTTGTGGACTCTGCCCG gtttttgatGACTGCCATGAAGGTGGTGAGATTTCACCGTCTAACTGTATTTACATGACAGAGTGGCTCGAATTTTAA
- the POLR3F gene encoding DNA-directed RNA polymerase III subunit RPC6 isoform X5 — MAEVKVKVQPPDADPVEIENRIIELCHQFPHGITDQVIQNEMPHIEAQQRAVAINRLLSMGQLDLLRSNTGLLYRIKDSQNAGKMKGSDNQEKLVYQIIEDAGNKGIWSRDIRYKSNLPLTEINKILKNLESKKLIKAVKSVAASKKKVYMLYNLQPDRSVTGGAWYSDQDFESEFVEVLNQQCFKFLQSKVELSMEDIETILNTLIYDGKVEMTIIAAKEGTVGSVDGHMKLYRAVNPIIPPTGLVRAPCGLCPVFDDCHEGGEISPSNCIYMTEWLEF; from the exons ATGGCGGAGGTGAAGGTGAAGGTGCAGCCGCCCGACGCGGATCCGGTCGAAATAGAAAACAG GATTATAGAATTATGTCACCAGTTCCCTCATGGAATCACAGACCAAGTAATTCAGAATGAAATGCCTCATATAGAAGCCCAGCAGCGGGCAGTAGCCATCAATAGGTTGTTGTCTATG GGTCAGTTGGATCTCTTAAGGAGCAATACAGGCCTTTTATATAGAATAAAGGACTCTCAGAATGCTGG TAAAATGAAGGGATCAGATAACCAAGAAAAGCTAGTATATCAAATCATAGAGGATGCAGGAAATAAAG GAATATGGAGCAGAGATATCCGCTATAAAAGTAACTTGCCATTAACAGAAATCAACAAAATTCTGAAGAATTTGGAAAGTAAAAAGCTTATCAAAGCTGTTAAGTCTGTAGCA GCCTCAAAAAAGAAGGTGTATATGCTCTATAACCTGCAGCCAGACCGGTCTGTGACTGGTGGAGCCTGGTACAGTGACCAGGATTTTGAATCTGAATTTGTAGAGGTGCTTAACCAACAGTGTTTTAAATTTCTACAATCCAAG GTAGAGTTATCCATGGAGGACATTGAAACCATCCTGAATACACTCATTTATGATGGGAAAGTGGAGATGACAATCATCGCTGCAAAAGAAGGCACAGTTGGCAGTGTAGACGGACACATGAAACTGTACAGGGCAGTCAATCCAATTATCCCGCCCACGGGTTTGGTCCGGGCACCTTGTGGACTCTGCCCG gtttttgatGACTGCCATGAAGGTGGTGAGATTTCACCGTCTAACTGTATTTACATGACAGAGTGGCTCGAATTTTAA
- the POLR3F gene encoding DNA-directed RNA polymerase III subunit RPC6 isoform X1, with protein MAEVKVKVQPPDADPVEIENRIIELCHQFPHGITDQVIQNEMPHIEAQQRAVAINRLLSMGQLDLLRSNTGLLYRIKDSQNAGSVSFFLSKMKGSDNQEKLVYQIIEDAGNKGIWSRDIRYKSNLPLTEINKILKNLESKKLIKAVKSVAASKKKVYMLYNLQPDRSVTGGAWYSDQDFESEFVEVLNQQCFKFLQSKAEAARESKQNPMIQRNSSFASSHEVWKYICELGISKVELSMEDIETILNTLIYDGKVEMTIIAAKEGTVGSVDGHMKLYRAVNPIIPPTGLVRAPCGLCPVFDDCHEGGEISPSNCIYMTEWLEF; from the exons ATGGCGGAGGTGAAGGTGAAGGTGCAGCCGCCCGACGCGGATCCGGTCGAAATAGAAAACAG GATTATAGAATTATGTCACCAGTTCCCTCATGGAATCACAGACCAAGTAATTCAGAATGAAATGCCTCATATAGAAGCCCAGCAGCGGGCAGTAGCCATCAATAGGTTGTTGTCTATG GGTCAGTTGGATCTCTTAAGGAGCAATACAGGCCTTTTATATAGAATAAAGGACTCTCAGAATGCTGG CTctgtctcattctttttaag TAAAATGAAGGGATCAGATAACCAAGAAAAGCTAGTATATCAAATCATAGAGGATGCAGGAAATAAAG GAATATGGAGCAGAGATATCCGCTATAAAAGTAACTTGCCATTAACAGAAATCAACAAAATTCTGAAGAATTTGGAAAGTAAAAAGCTTATCAAAGCTGTTAAGTCTGTAGCA GCCTCAAAAAAGAAGGTGTATATGCTCTATAACCTGCAGCCAGACCGGTCTGTGACTGGTGGAGCCTGGTACAGTGACCAGGATTTTGAATCTGAATTTGTAGAGGTGCTTAACCAACAGTGTTTTAAATTTCTACAATCCAAG GCAGAAGCAGCACgagaaagcaaacagaacccAATGATACAAAGAAATAGTTCATTTGCCTCATCACATGAAGTGTGGAAATATATCTGTGAACTGGGAATTAGTAAG GTAGAGTTATCCATGGAGGACATTGAAACCATCCTGAATACACTCATTTATGATGGGAAAGTGGAGATGACAATCATCGCTGCAAAAGAAGGCACAGTTGGCAGTGTAGACGGACACATGAAACTGTACAGGGCAGTCAATCCAATTATCCCGCCCACGGGTTTGGTCCGGGCACCTTGTGGACTCTGCCCG gtttttgatGACTGCCATGAAGGTGGTGAGATTTCACCGTCTAACTGTATTTACATGACAGAGTGGCTCGAATTTTAA
- the RBBP9 gene encoding serine hydrolase RBBP9 has product MPGAGSRRVQAGLSSAGPALGDSGLPALMASPSKAVVVPGNGGGDVTTHGWYWWVKKELEKIPGFQCLAKNMPDPITARESIWLPFMETELHCDEKTIIIGHSSGAIAAMRYAETHRVYAIVLVSAYTSDLGDENERASGYFSRPWQWEKIKANCPYIVQFGSTDDPFLPWKEQQEVADRLETKLHKFTNRGHFQNTEFHELITVVKSLLKVPA; this is encoded by the exons ATGCCTGGCGCAGGCTCCCGGCGGGTGCAGGCTGGGCTCAGCTCTGCTGGACCTGCGCTGGGTGACTCTGGCCTCCCTGCACTCATGGCTTCTCCTAGCAAGGCAGTGGTCGTTCCTGGGAACGGAGGCGGGGATGTGACCACGCACGGCTGGTATTGGTGGGTGAAAAAGGAGCTGGAGAAG ATACCTGGTTTCCAGTGTTTGGCTAAAAACATGCCCGACCCAA TTACAGCACGGGAAAGCATCTGGCTGCCATTCATGGAGACAGAGCTGCACTGTGATGAGAAGACCATCATCATTGGCCACAGTTCTGGGGCCATTGCGGCCATGAG gtATGCAGAAACACATCGAGTATATGCTATTGTCTTAGTGTCTGCATACACGTCAGACTTGGGGGATGAGAATGAGCGTGCAAGTG GATACTTCAGCCGCCCCTGGCAATGGGAGAAGATCAAGGCCAACTGCCCTTACATTGTACAGTTTGGCTCCACTGATGACCCGTTCCTTCCCTGGAAGGAACAACAAGAAGTGGCCGATAGGTTGGAAACCAAATTGCACAAATTCACTAACCGTGGCCACTTTCAGAACACAGAATTTCATGAACTGATTACTGTGGTAAAGTCTTTGCTGAAAGTACCAGCATAG
- the POLR3F gene encoding DNA-directed RNA polymerase III subunit RPC6 isoform X3: MAEVKVKVQPPDADPVEIENRIIELCHQFPHGITDQVIQNEMPHIEAQQRAVAINRLLSMGQLDLLRSNTGLLYRIKDSQNAGSVSFFLSKMKGSDNQEKLVYQIIEDAGNKGIWSRDIRYKSNLPLTEINKILKNLESKKLIKAVKSVAASKKKVYMLYNLQPDRSVTGGAWYSDQDFESEFVEVLNQQCFKFLQSKVELSMEDIETILNTLIYDGKVEMTIIAAKEGTVGSVDGHMKLYRAVNPIIPPTGLVRAPCGLCPVFDDCHEGGEISPSNCIYMTEWLEF, from the exons ATGGCGGAGGTGAAGGTGAAGGTGCAGCCGCCCGACGCGGATCCGGTCGAAATAGAAAACAG GATTATAGAATTATGTCACCAGTTCCCTCATGGAATCACAGACCAAGTAATTCAGAATGAAATGCCTCATATAGAAGCCCAGCAGCGGGCAGTAGCCATCAATAGGTTGTTGTCTATG GGTCAGTTGGATCTCTTAAGGAGCAATACAGGCCTTTTATATAGAATAAAGGACTCTCAGAATGCTGG CTctgtctcattctttttaag TAAAATGAAGGGATCAGATAACCAAGAAAAGCTAGTATATCAAATCATAGAGGATGCAGGAAATAAAG GAATATGGAGCAGAGATATCCGCTATAAAAGTAACTTGCCATTAACAGAAATCAACAAAATTCTGAAGAATTTGGAAAGTAAAAAGCTTATCAAAGCTGTTAAGTCTGTAGCA GCCTCAAAAAAGAAGGTGTATATGCTCTATAACCTGCAGCCAGACCGGTCTGTGACTGGTGGAGCCTGGTACAGTGACCAGGATTTTGAATCTGAATTTGTAGAGGTGCTTAACCAACAGTGTTTTAAATTTCTACAATCCAAG GTAGAGTTATCCATGGAGGACATTGAAACCATCCTGAATACACTCATTTATGATGGGAAAGTGGAGATGACAATCATCGCTGCAAAAGAAGGCACAGTTGGCAGTGTAGACGGACACATGAAACTGTACAGGGCAGTCAATCCAATTATCCCGCCCACGGGTTTGGTCCGGGCACCTTGTGGACTCTGCCCG gtttttgatGACTGCCATGAAGGTGGTGAGATTTCACCGTCTAACTGTATTTACATGACAGAGTGGCTCGAATTTTAA
- the POLR3F gene encoding DNA-directed RNA polymerase III subunit RPC6 isoform X2 gives MAEVKVKVQPPDADPVEIENRIIELCHQFPHGITDQVIQNEMPHIEAQQRAVAINRLLSMGQLDLLRSNTGLLYRIKDSQNAGKMKGSDNQEKLVYQIIEDAGNKGIWSRDIRYKSNLPLTEINKILKNLESKKLIKAVKSVAASKKKVYMLYNLQPDRSVTGGAWYSDQDFESEFVEVLNQQCFKFLQSKAEAARESKQNPMIQRNSSFASSHEVWKYICELGISKVELSMEDIETILNTLIYDGKVEMTIIAAKEGTVGSVDGHMKLYRAVNPIIPPTGLVRAPCGLCPVFDDCHEGGEISPSNCIYMTEWLEF, from the exons ATGGCGGAGGTGAAGGTGAAGGTGCAGCCGCCCGACGCGGATCCGGTCGAAATAGAAAACAG GATTATAGAATTATGTCACCAGTTCCCTCATGGAATCACAGACCAAGTAATTCAGAATGAAATGCCTCATATAGAAGCCCAGCAGCGGGCAGTAGCCATCAATAGGTTGTTGTCTATG GGTCAGTTGGATCTCTTAAGGAGCAATACAGGCCTTTTATATAGAATAAAGGACTCTCAGAATGCTGG TAAAATGAAGGGATCAGATAACCAAGAAAAGCTAGTATATCAAATCATAGAGGATGCAGGAAATAAAG GAATATGGAGCAGAGATATCCGCTATAAAAGTAACTTGCCATTAACAGAAATCAACAAAATTCTGAAGAATTTGGAAAGTAAAAAGCTTATCAAAGCTGTTAAGTCTGTAGCA GCCTCAAAAAAGAAGGTGTATATGCTCTATAACCTGCAGCCAGACCGGTCTGTGACTGGTGGAGCCTGGTACAGTGACCAGGATTTTGAATCTGAATTTGTAGAGGTGCTTAACCAACAGTGTTTTAAATTTCTACAATCCAAG GCAGAAGCAGCACgagaaagcaaacagaacccAATGATACAAAGAAATAGTTCATTTGCCTCATCACATGAAGTGTGGAAATATATCTGTGAACTGGGAATTAGTAAG GTAGAGTTATCCATGGAGGACATTGAAACCATCCTGAATACACTCATTTATGATGGGAAAGTGGAGATGACAATCATCGCTGCAAAAGAAGGCACAGTTGGCAGTGTAGACGGACACATGAAACTGTACAGGGCAGTCAATCCAATTATCCCGCCCACGGGTTTGGTCCGGGCACCTTGTGGACTCTGCCCG gtttttgatGACTGCCATGAAGGTGGTGAGATTTCACCGTCTAACTGTATTTACATGACAGAGTGGCTCGAATTTTAA
- the POLR3F gene encoding DNA-directed RNA polymerase III subunit RPC6 isoform X6, protein MPHIEAQQRAVAINRLLSMGQLDLLRSNTGLLYRIKDSQNAGKMKGSDNQEKLVYQIIEDAGNKGIWSRDIRYKSNLPLTEINKILKNLESKKLIKAVKSVAASKKKVYMLYNLQPDRSVTGGAWYSDQDFESEFVEVLNQQCFKFLQSKAEAARESKQNPMIQRNSSFASSHEVWKYICELGISKVELSMEDIETILNTLIYDGKVEMTIIAAKEGTVGSVDGHMKLYRAVNPIIPPTGLVRAPCGLCPVFDDCHEGGEISPSNCIYMTEWLEF, encoded by the exons ATGCCTCATATAGAAGCCCAGCAGCGGGCAGTAGCCATCAATAGGTTGTTGTCTATG GGTCAGTTGGATCTCTTAAGGAGCAATACAGGCCTTTTATATAGAATAAAGGACTCTCAGAATGCTGG TAAAATGAAGGGATCAGATAACCAAGAAAAGCTAGTATATCAAATCATAGAGGATGCAGGAAATAAAG GAATATGGAGCAGAGATATCCGCTATAAAAGTAACTTGCCATTAACAGAAATCAACAAAATTCTGAAGAATTTGGAAAGTAAAAAGCTTATCAAAGCTGTTAAGTCTGTAGCA GCCTCAAAAAAGAAGGTGTATATGCTCTATAACCTGCAGCCAGACCGGTCTGTGACTGGTGGAGCCTGGTACAGTGACCAGGATTTTGAATCTGAATTTGTAGAGGTGCTTAACCAACAGTGTTTTAAATTTCTACAATCCAAG GCAGAAGCAGCACgagaaagcaaacagaacccAATGATACAAAGAAATAGTTCATTTGCCTCATCACATGAAGTGTGGAAATATATCTGTGAACTGGGAATTAGTAAG GTAGAGTTATCCATGGAGGACATTGAAACCATCCTGAATACACTCATTTATGATGGGAAAGTGGAGATGACAATCATCGCTGCAAAAGAAGGCACAGTTGGCAGTGTAGACGGACACATGAAACTGTACAGGGCAGTCAATCCAATTATCCCGCCCACGGGTTTGGTCCGGGCACCTTGTGGACTCTGCCCG gtttttgatGACTGCCATGAAGGTGGTGAGATTTCACCGTCTAACTGTATTTACATGACAGAGTGGCTCGAATTTTAA